One stretch of Pedobacter riviphilus DNA includes these proteins:
- a CDS encoding class I SAM-dependent methyltransferase produces the protein MRHNESYNRHNEWYNEHFPSESSKSDFYGKIRATGENNVAHWLQQLFFSCLDPLLDRKGRSWLTVGDAYGFDAQYILNSGNKALATDLNTDFLNVALKEGIINACAAENAEKLSREDNSFDFVLCKESYHHFPRPYAAMYEMIRVARLGVVVMEPQDPVTKMPLLLMLSNLFAQNGQFINKLWKNRFSFEPVGNFVYKVSEREFEKLAAGLGLPMVGFKKINPNYWFRGAEVISTDQYNRQFFFIKMKKFLFDALVKLRAMPSQVLTTVIFKQLPDEHTINLLKKNGYHLVYIPENPYLN, from the coding sequence ATGCGCCATAATGAAAGCTATAACCGACACAACGAATGGTACAATGAACATTTCCCATCCGAAAGTTCTAAAAGCGATTTTTATGGAAAGATAAGGGCTACAGGCGAAAACAATGTTGCGCACTGGCTGCAACAACTATTTTTCAGTTGTCTTGATCCGCTTCTGGACAGAAAAGGCAGAAGCTGGCTTACCGTAGGAGATGCCTATGGATTTGATGCACAATATATCCTAAACTCTGGCAATAAGGCATTAGCAACAGATTTGAATACCGATTTTTTAAACGTTGCACTAAAAGAGGGAATTATTAACGCCTGTGCCGCAGAAAATGCAGAAAAGCTATCGCGAGAAGACAATAGCTTTGATTTTGTGCTTTGCAAAGAATCTTACCATCATTTCCCCAGGCCATATGCTGCCATGTACGAGATGATCAGAGTAGCCAGATTGGGTGTAGTAGTGATGGAGCCGCAGGATCCGGTAACAAAAATGCCTTTACTTTTAATGTTAAGCAACCTTTTTGCTCAAAACGGGCAATTTATTAACAAACTATGGAAAAACCGTTTTTCATTTGAGCCTGTTGGAAATTTTGTATACAAGGTTTCTGAACGGGAATTTGAAAAACTGGCTGCAGGTTTAGGCCTGCCAATGGTTGGTTTTAAAAAAATCAATCCAAATTACTGGTTTAGAGGGGCAGAAGTGATATCAACCGACCAATACAACAGGCAGTTTTTCTTTATCAAAATGAAGAAGTTTCTTTTTGATGCCCTCGTTAAATTAAGAGCTATGCCTTCACAGGTGCTAACGACAGTTATTTTTAAACAATTACCTGATGAGCATACGATTAATCTGCTTAAGAAAAATGGCTATCACCTGGTTTACATTCCCGAAAATCCTTATCTAAATTAA